A window of Deltaproteobacteria bacterium contains these coding sequences:
- the hemA gene encoding glutamyl-tRNA reductase, with protein sequence MSEIVIVGLNHRTAPVEVRERLAFPADTVGHALRGLRERDGISEGVILSTCNRVEVCVLSEVGYKGVEHVKDFLAGFHGVPIGELSGHLYHYLGEEAVRHLFRVSSSLDSMVLGEPQILGQVKDAYGYACEFKSIGPVLDKFFTKAFSVAKRVRTETRVANSAVSVSYAAVELAKKILGDLPDKTVMLIGAGEMCELAARHLLSAGAKGILVTNRTFERAVRLAEEFEGTAVRFEELATHLKRADIILSSTGAPHFILKREDVEAVIRIRRNRPMFFIDMAVPRDIDPDANEIDNVYVYDIDDLNNVIETNLEERQREALLAEEIVLAEVAGFRRWLDSQQVTPTIVSLRRKFDEVRQAEVAKALSALGTADPKTRKVVESLASSILNKVLHSPIASLKRETDGRSPMEMVTAVREIFDLPEEEAEGAPEAAERPPEQGGNVGSQ encoded by the coding sequence ATGAGCGAGATCGTCATCGTCGGCTTGAACCACCGTACCGCGCCGGTGGAGGTCCGGGAGCGCCTGGCGTTCCCGGCGGACACGGTGGGGCACGCCCTCCGGGGGTTGCGGGAGCGCGACGGCATCTCGGAAGGGGTGATCCTCTCCACCTGCAACCGCGTCGAGGTCTGCGTCCTTTCGGAAGTGGGATACAAGGGTGTGGAGCACGTGAAGGATTTTCTCGCCGGGTTCCACGGCGTCCCGATCGGCGAGCTGTCGGGCCACCTCTACCACTACCTCGGGGAAGAGGCGGTGCGGCACCTGTTCCGCGTCTCCAGCAGCCTCGACTCGATGGTGCTCGGGGAGCCGCAGATCCTCGGGCAGGTGAAGGACGCCTACGGGTACGCCTGCGAGTTCAAGTCGATCGGGCCGGTCCTCGACAAGTTCTTCACGAAGGCGTTCTCGGTCGCCAAGCGGGTGCGCACCGAAACGCGGGTCGCGAACAGCGCCGTCTCGGTCTCGTACGCCGCCGTGGAACTCGCGAAGAAGATCCTGGGCGACCTCCCGGACAAGACGGTGATGCTGATCGGGGCGGGGGAGATGTGCGAGCTGGCGGCGCGGCACCTGCTCTCCGCCGGCGCCAAGGGGATCCTCGTGACGAACCGGACCTTCGAGCGCGCCGTTCGCCTCGCCGAGGAGTTCGAAGGCACGGCCGTGCGCTTCGAGGAGCTGGCCACCCACCTGAAGCGCGCCGACATCATCCTCTCCTCGACCGGAGCCCCGCACTTCATCCTGAAGCGGGAAGACGTGGAGGCGGTGATCCGGATCCGCAGGAACCGGCCGATGTTCTTCATCGACATGGCGGTGCCGCGCGACATCGACCCGGACGCTAACGAGATCGACAACGTCTACGTCTACGACATCGACGACCTGAACAACGTGATCGAGACGAACCTCGAGGAACGGCAGCGAGAGGCTTTGCTGGCGGAGGAGATCGTGCTCGCCGAAGTGGCGGGCTTCCGCCGCTGGCTCGATTCGCAGCAGGTCACCCCGACGATCGTCTCCCTGCGACGAAAATTCGACGAGGTGCGGCAGGCGGAGGTGGCCAAGGCGCTCTCCGCGCTGGGGACGGCCGACCCGAAGACGAGGAAGGTGGTCGAGTCCCTCGCCTCCTCGATCCTCAACAAGGTGCTGCACTCCCCGATCGCGTCATTGAAGCGGGAGACCGACGGCCGCAGCCCGATGGAGATGGTGACGGCGGTGCGGGAGATCTTCGACCTCCCGGAAGAGGAAGCGGAAGGGGCGCCGGAAGCGGCGGAGCGCCCCCCCGAACAAGGAGGAAACGTTGGCAGCCAGTGA
- the ccsB gene encoding c-type cytochrome biogenesis protein CcsB, whose product MHTALLKVTALFYLVGALAYLHFIFTLNERSAKLGRMLLLIGAILHGAGFVARYFVAGYTPITSLFESLSFSAFAIVCVFLAFELRYHLRVLGAFVAPLAFAFSVSAAFLPGEVRALAPALNSYWLPVHVILLFFGNAVFAVAFGAAIMYLLMERELKRKKIGAIFKRLPSLDVLDDINYRCMTIGFPLLTLGIITGSIWAEYAWGSYWSWDPKEVWSLITWLLYAALLHGRMTVGWRGRKAAILAIVGFCAVLFTFLGVNLLLPGLHTYTNLSG is encoded by the coding sequence ATGCACACGGCTCTGCTCAAGGTCACGGCCCTCTTTTACCTCGTCGGGGCGTTGGCGTACCTCCACTTCATCTTCACGCTGAACGAACGAAGCGCGAAGCTCGGGCGGATGCTGCTGCTGATCGGCGCCATCCTCCACGGGGCGGGGTTCGTCGCGCGCTACTTCGTCGCCGGATACACCCCGATCACAAGTCTCTTCGAGTCGCTCTCCTTCTCCGCCTTCGCGATCGTGTGCGTCTTTCTCGCCTTCGAACTCAGGTACCACCTCCGGGTGCTCGGCGCGTTCGTGGCGCCGCTGGCCTTCGCCTTCAGCGTCTCCGCGGCTTTCCTGCCCGGCGAGGTCCGGGCGCTGGCCCCCGCCCTCAACTCGTACTGGCTCCCCGTCCACGTGATCCTCCTTTTCTTCGGCAACGCCGTCTTCGCCGTGGCGTTCGGCGCGGCGATCATGTACCTGCTGATGGAGAGGGAGCTGAAGCGGAAAAAAATTGGCGCGATCTTCAAGCGGCTGCCGTCGCTCGACGTGCTCGACGACATCAACTACCGCTGCATGACGATCGGTTTCCCGCTGCTCACCCTGGGGATCATCACGGGATCGATCTGGGCGGAGTACGCTTGGGGCTCCTACTGGAGCTGGGACCCGAAAGAGGTCTGGTCCCTCATCACGTGGCTGCTCTACGCCGCGCTGCTCCACGGACGGATGACCGTCGGCTGGCGCGGGCGCAAGGCGGCGATCCTCGCCATCGTCGGGTTCTGCGCGGTCCTGTTCACCTTCCTCGGCGTGAACCTTCTCCTGCCGGGTCTGCACACCTACACGAACCTTTCCGGCTGA
- a CDS encoding glycosyltransferase family 2 protein, which translates to MKESGPVCVVIPAYNAEGTVGAVVRGALAFLEAVIVCDDGSTDDTARVAREAGAHVIRLPENRGKGHCLRLLFAEARKRGFEVVIALDSDGQHDPVDIPRFLDAHRNDPGSIIVGSRMADEDAIPVHRRNSMLVARFYVCLAANRYIDDTQCGYRLYPLSVVESMALNKERYVTETELLVKSGDSGVSIRSLPIPAVYLPAQKTYFRSVPDVAAISVYVISYIMVKWAFELCRPGEVNTYKGPGSGRDRFSRSPATDRAFEILTLLTCMPLSALYCVLYFLMRSLFGIRVFEGLKGCGIPVGRVFLSTMLLPMLLGISIIDLVGNRVGWRPGLTTRFVTKWYPNLWE; encoded by the coding sequence ATGAAGGAATCCGGTCCGGTTTGCGTCGTCATCCCCGCCTACAACGCGGAGGGGACGGTGGGCGCGGTGGTGCGGGGCGCTCTCGCCTTTCTGGAGGCGGTGATCGTCTGCGACGACGGTTCGACCGACGACACGGCCCGGGTCGCGAGGGAGGCCGGCGCGCACGTCATCCGTTTGCCGGAAAACCGCGGGAAGGGCCACTGTTTGCGCCTGCTGTTCGCGGAGGCACGAAAAAGAGGATTCGAAGTCGTCATTGCGCTGGATTCGGACGGGCAGCACGATCCCGTGGACATCCCCCGGTTTCTCGACGCTCATCGGAACGATCCCGGATCCATCATCGTCGGATCGAGGATGGCCGATGAAGACGCGATTCCGGTCCACCGAAGGAATTCCATGCTGGTCGCAAGGTTCTACGTCTGCCTCGCGGCCAACCGCTACATCGATGACACCCAATGCGGTTATCGCCTGTATCCGTTGTCGGTTGTGGAGTCCATGGCCCTCAACAAGGAACGATACGTCACCGAAACCGAACTTCTCGTGAAATCCGGGGATTCGGGAGTTTCGATCCGCTCGTTGCCGATTCCTGCCGTCTATCTGCCGGCCCAGAAGACGTACTTCCGTTCCGTACCGGATGTGGCGGCCATTTCCGTCTACGTCATCTCCTACATCATGGTGAAATGGGCGTTCGAGTTGTGCCGCCCCGGGGAGGTCAACACCTACAAGGGGCCCGGTTCCGGGCGGGACCGGTTTTCCCGTTCCCCCGCCACGGACAGGGCGTTCGAGATCCTCACCTTGCTGACCTGCATGCCGTTGAGCGCCTTGTACTGCGTCCTGTATTTCCTCATGCGATCCCTGTTCGGCATCCGGGTGTTCGAGGGGCTGAAAGGATGCGGAATCCCGGTCGGAAGGGTGTTCCTGTCGACGATGCTCCTTCCCATGCTGTTGGGGATTTCCATCATCGACCTGGTCGGGAACCGTGTCGGATGGCGGCCGGGGCTCACCACCCGGTTCGTGACGAAATGGTACCCGAATCTGTGGGAATGA
- a CDS encoding MMPL family transporter, whose protein sequence is MTTRFLLRLARMTDARPGKIAVAFLLAAAVSGGIIARMPVRTDLLDVLPEGNPTIHAFRGFLDDFGMMDGLVLVVSSRDPSPEALVAAVDAIGEELSASSRVASVDYNLFRSGGGLVAKHFPAYLDAPAVARLSDRLTPAGIRRQIRRNREALLGPLASPLEADLISRDPLNLREILQGSLLRGAVPGGIDLSTGYYMDAGRTFALVMARPKGSARDVSFAASLYREVAGIASRVSAAQGGRDAVRVRLAGGYANAAEASAVIWRDMVISFASSFVLVLLLVYLAFRPPLAVLGVFVLTLFAALSWTLLFAYLLYGGLNIVTSIVAAMLIGLYVDYMILAYHRFDGELRGGRSPLQALEATFSDTGKALISSAATSAVAFFSVVVTGFRGLHELGVVAGFGILFCLVSTFLVFCPLLSLLSRGSGSRLASGRPGGIPTGWAERLVDGRGGVVIAVFSVFLLLAAAGAARTRFDAGVESIGLANSEVRKVERAVEAKLGRKGEPLFLVARADNASRLAEDFDLLDRRGERWRRSGAVGTFSSPSLLLPPPHRQKESRNLLSDAGLPGRYTGPGLETAVRREMEGQGMAPGEDLAPYAAGIVDALARKGAVDLPELARSEDPRASYFYNDSRTAIAAHLTSPGERWGGGALSALKEDVRAMGPDFALTGPSLIFEEIRSSILRESVLAILLSFAANCIIVGLHFRRLRIVALVMVPVMTGTLFTLGAMGAAGIPFNFFNVAGIALVFGFGVDYGIYLMQARRAGPGGGGAEALRRTGGSIVLCAATTVASCGSLVTSHYRGLASIGVVLCFGAVFCILSTVFLLPSLLRYADLPRQGVDRRAPGDGA, encoded by the coding sequence ATGACGACCCGGTTCCTTCTGCGCCTGGCTCGCATGACCGACGCCCGACCGGGGAAGATCGCTGTCGCCTTTCTGCTCGCCGCCGCCGTTTCCGGCGGGATCATTGCGCGGATGCCGGTCCGGACGGACCTGCTGGACGTTCTGCCGGAGGGGAACCCGACGATCCACGCGTTCCGCGGGTTCCTCGACGATTTCGGGATGATGGACGGCCTGGTCCTGGTGGTCTCCTCCCGGGATCCGTCGCCGGAGGCCCTCGTCGCGGCCGTGGATGCCATCGGGGAGGAGCTCTCCGCCTCCTCCCGGGTCGCATCGGTCGATTACAATCTCTTCCGCTCGGGTGGAGGCCTCGTCGCGAAGCATTTCCCGGCGTACCTCGATGCGCCGGCAGTCGCGCGGCTCTCGGACCGCCTCACCCCGGCCGGGATCCGCCGGCAGATCCGGAGGAACCGGGAGGCGCTCCTCGGTCCGCTGGCTTCACCCCTGGAGGCGGATCTGATTTCACGGGATCCGCTGAACTTGAGGGAGATCCTCCAGGGGAGCCTGCTCCGGGGCGCGGTTCCGGGGGGGATCGATCTTTCCACGGGGTACTACATGGACGCGGGCCGGACGTTCGCCCTCGTGATGGCGCGGCCGAAGGGATCCGCCCGGGACGTCTCCTTCGCGGCGAGCCTTTACCGGGAAGTGGCGGGAATCGCGTCCAGGGTATCCGCCGCGCAGGGAGGGAGGGACGCGGTCCGGGTGAGGCTCGCCGGCGGGTACGCGAACGCGGCGGAAGCGTCCGCCGTGATCTGGCGCGACATGGTCATCTCCTTCGCCTCCTCCTTCGTCCTCGTGCTGCTTCTTGTTTACCTGGCGTTTCGTCCTCCCCTGGCCGTGCTGGGCGTTTTCGTCCTGACGCTGTTCGCCGCCCTCTCGTGGACCCTCCTGTTCGCCTATCTGCTGTACGGGGGGCTGAACATCGTCACCAGCATCGTCGCCGCGATGCTGATCGGACTGTACGTCGATTACATGATCCTCGCGTACCACCGGTTCGATGGAGAGCTGCGCGGGGGAAGGTCGCCGCTGCAGGCGCTGGAGGCCACCTTCTCCGACACGGGGAAAGCGCTTATCAGCAGCGCGGCGACGAGCGCGGTCGCCTTCTTTTCCGTAGTCGTTACCGGTTTTCGGGGCCTCCATGAACTCGGCGTGGTGGCGGGGTTCGGCATCCTGTTCTGCCTGGTTTCCACGTTTCTCGTGTTCTGTCCGCTCCTCTCCCTGCTTTCGAGGGGCTCCGGGTCGCGTCTCGCTTCGGGGCGTCCCGGCGGAATACCGACGGGGTGGGCGGAGCGGCTGGTCGACGGGAGAGGCGGTGTCGTGATCGCCGTTTTTTCCGTGTTCCTGCTGCTGGCCGCTGCCGGAGCCGCCCGGACCCGGTTCGACGCGGGCGTCGAATCGATCGGCCTCGCGAACAGCGAGGTGCGGAAGGTCGAGCGGGCGGTCGAGGCGAAGCTCGGCAGGAAGGGAGAGCCGCTCTTCCTCGTCGCGAGGGCGGACAACGCCTCCCGGCTCGCGGAGGATTTCGACCTCCTCGATCGGCGGGGGGAGCGGTGGCGGCGGTCCGGAGCGGTCGGCACGTTCTCTTCCCCCTCGTTGCTGCTCCCGCCTCCGCATCGGCAGAAGGAGTCCCGGAATCTTCTCTCCGATGCCGGTCTGCCCGGCCGGTACACCGGTCCCGGACTCGAAACAGCGGTCCGGAGGGAGATGGAGGGGCAGGGAATGGCGCCGGGTGAGGATCTTGCCCCGTACGCCGCGGGGATCGTCGACGCTCTCGCCCGGAAAGGGGCGGTGGACCTGCCGGAGCTCGCCCGGTCGGAAGACCCGCGTGCGTCCTACTTCTACAACGACTCCCGCACCGCGATCGCCGCCCACCTGACCTCTCCCGGAGAGCGGTGGGGAGGGGGGGCGCTTTCCGCGCTGAAGGAAGACGTTCGTGCGATGGGTCCGGACTTCGCGCTGACCGGTCCGTCCCTGATCTTCGAGGAGATCCGGTCCTCCATCCTCCGCGAGAGCGTTCTTGCGATCCTCCTGTCCTTCGCGGCGAACTGCATCATCGTGGGACTCCACTTCCGGCGCCTGCGCATCGTGGCGCTTGTGATGGTCCCGGTGATGACGGGAACGCTGTTCACCCTGGGAGCGATGGGGGCGGCCGGGATCCCGTTCAACTTCTTCAACGTGGCGGGGATCGCGCTCGTCTTCGGGTTTGGGGTCGACTATGGGATCTACCTGATGCAGGCGCGGCGGGCAGGGCCGGGAGGAGGCGGCGCGGAAGCGCTCCGCCGGACCGGAGGGAGCATCGTTCTCTGCGCGGCCACCACGGTGGCGTCGTGCGGCAGCCTGGTGACTTCGCATTACCGCGGGCTGGCCTCCATCGGAGTCGTGCTCTGCTTCGGAGCGGTGTTCTGCATACTCTCCACCGTCTTCCTGCTCCCTTCGCTGCTCCGGTACGCCGATCTTCCCCGACAGGGAGTCGACCGGCGGGCGCCCGGGGATGGCGCATGA
- a CDS encoding class I SAM-dependent methyltransferase, with amino-acid sequence MPETFFTPCILCGRDAPQPVAIQKGYPIVRCGGCGLVYVHPKPPEEDLPGLYGEYHARHGGNEAGWNHLMAKIFREAADHLDALWDGSGPHRLLDVGCGYGGFVSLMRDRGWDAEGVDPSPMTVAATSAKGIPVHLGTLDEFSRSGAAYRAITMFYVLEHLFDPMSALRKVFALLEPGGVLLVRVPDTTPIVRLLSPFGLGDGLYDPPFHLFDFPPRVLTVMLAEAGFGKIRTFPGRNTIPPRIGPRMATMLFGALARGLFAGSGGRFLLPGASKTTIARKPS; translated from the coding sequence GTGCCGGAGACGTTCTTCACCCCATGCATCCTTTGCGGCCGGGATGCGCCGCAACCCGTCGCGATCCAGAAGGGATATCCCATCGTCCGTTGCGGCGGATGCGGGTTGGTATACGTTCATCCGAAGCCACCGGAGGAGGATCTCCCCGGGCTCTACGGGGAGTATCATGCCCGGCACGGCGGGAACGAGGCGGGCTGGAATCACCTCATGGCGAAGATCTTTCGGGAAGCGGCCGACCACCTCGATGCATTGTGGGACGGGTCCGGTCCACACCGCCTCCTGGATGTGGGGTGCGGGTACGGTGGATTCGTCTCGTTGATGCGGGATCGGGGGTGGGACGCGGAAGGGGTCGACCCGTCCCCGATGACGGTTGCCGCCACCTCGGCGAAAGGCATTCCCGTCCACTTGGGAACCCTCGATGAATTTTCCCGTTCGGGCGCGGCATACCGCGCGATCACCATGTTTTACGTGTTGGAACACCTCTTCGATCCGATGTCCGCGTTGAGAAAGGTGTTCGCGCTCCTCGAACCGGGCGGGGTGCTCCTGGTGCGGGTTCCCGACACCACGCCGATCGTCCGGCTGCTTTCCCCTTTCGGATTGGGAGACGGGTTGTACGATCCCCCCTTTCATCTCTTCGACTTTCCGCCCCGCGTGCTCACGGTGATGCTCGCCGAGGCGGGCTTCGGGAAGATACGGACGTTCCCGGGCCGCAACACGATCCCCCCCCGGATCGGGCCGCGAATGGCCACCATGCTGTTCGGTGCGCTCGCCCGCGGCCTATTCGCAGGAAGCGGCGGGAGGTTCCTCCTCCCCGGGGCGAGCAAAACCACCATCGCGCGAAAGCCTTCCTGA
- a CDS encoding phosphopantetheine-binding protein codes for MDETKRKIREILAVRLNLSTAVEKIDDDAPLFGTGSLGLDSIDALELVLGIQKEFGVAIEDRALAVKVLVSIDTIAEYVKSQSAGNPEAAGGLNA; via the coding sequence GTGGATGAAACAAAAAGGAAGATCCGGGAAATCCTGGCCGTTCGTCTGAATCTCTCCACGGCGGTCGAGAAGATCGACGATGATGCGCCGCTGTTCGGGACCGGCAGCCTCGGACTCGACTCGATCGACGCGCTGGAACTGGTGCTCGGCATCCAGAAGGAGTTCGGCGTCGCGATCGAGGATCGCGCGCTGGCGGTGAAGGTGCTGGTATCCATCGATACCATCGCGGAATACGTGAAGTCCCAATCGGCAGGGAACCCCGAAGCGGCGGGCGGACTCAACGCTTAG
- a CDS encoding ubiquinone/menaquinone biosynthesis methyltransferase, with translation MSGRFRLKAREWLDVPERKRAYNERHFAEAAPRYDLATRMMSLGRDAAWKRALVDALPGIPSPVCLDLACGTGDVAFLLAGRYPEGVVTGVDLSAPMLAIARERNRFANVRFEQGDLCNLPFPDGSIDVVTGSYALRNAPDLRKAIAEVHRVLSPGGVAAFLDFSNPESYRLRQLQYFLLRSWCGLWGLLLHGTPEIHGYVAESLRAFPARNRLRGIFRENRFEVSTERRFFLGITGLVVLRPTILFRCPERLRVL, from the coding sequence GTGAGCGGGCGGTTCCGCCTCAAGGCGCGGGAGTGGCTCGACGTCCCGGAAAGGAAACGGGCGTACAACGAACGCCACTTCGCCGAGGCGGCGCCGCGATACGACTTGGCGACACGCATGATGTCCCTCGGGCGGGACGCGGCGTGGAAGCGGGCCCTTGTCGACGCCCTGCCGGGCATCCCATCGCCTGTTTGCCTGGACCTTGCCTGCGGAACCGGCGACGTGGCCTTTCTCCTCGCGGGACGCTATCCCGAAGGGGTCGTTACGGGGGTGGATCTCTCCGCGCCGATGCTGGCGATCGCGCGAGAGCGCAACCGGTTCGCGAACGTCCGGTTCGAGCAGGGCGACCTGTGCAACCTCCCGTTCCCCGACGGTTCCATCGATGTTGTGACCGGGAGCTACGCCCTTCGCAACGCGCCCGACCTTCGGAAAGCCATCGCCGAGGTCCACCGGGTGCTTTCACCCGGCGGCGTGGCGGCGTTCCTCGACTTTTCCAATCCGGAAAGTTACCGTCTCCGGCAGCTGCAGTACTTTCTGCTGCGGAGCTGGTGCGGACTCTGGGGGCTCCTCCTGCACGGGACGCCGGAGATCCACGGGTATGTCGCGGAGAGCCTTCGCGCCTTCCCGGCCCGGAATCGGTTGCGGGGAATCTTCCGGGAGAACCGGTTCGAGGTGTCGACGGAACGACGTTTTTTCCTTGGAATCACGGGATTGGTTGTCCTCCGTCCCACAATACTTTTCCGTTGCCCCGAGCGGCTTCGCGTCTTATGA
- a CDS encoding U32 family peptidase yields the protein MRLSVATNFDPALVDALRGYPVVELFGKLREDAVGGGRAPYQLAPVSRKRVAAHVREARVAGISFNYLLNASCLGNREITRAGQAEIEGLCGWLCGIGVETVTVSSPFLLRIVKTRYPELKVRISVFAGVDHVRKARMWEEMGADGIVLDSLLVNREFSTLARIREAVKCDLELLVNNNCLSSCAFSPAHMNALAHAGQEWHGNRGFFIDWCFLRCTEMKLRDPVNYIRSEWIRPEDLGLYEEMGYDLFKVTERDLPTPVLVNRVRAYAARRYDGNLLDLVQPYALQEVNGSERYYRKGIGWQRRFLLRPVLVNPARMLLLKRLADLRHMTRPVTGEPPVVVDNRALDGFMERFREKGCRDAECEACRWCYDFAAKAVRVNQEESRRALAAYDELFRSLDGGAMWRYLPGGNREGKP from the coding sequence ATGAGGCTCTCCGTCGCCACGAATTTCGACCCCGCGCTGGTCGATGCGCTCCGGGGGTACCCGGTCGTCGAGCTGTTCGGCAAGTTGCGGGAGGACGCCGTCGGCGGCGGGCGCGCCCCCTACCAGCTCGCGCCGGTGTCCCGGAAGCGGGTCGCGGCGCATGTCCGCGAGGCAAGGGTGGCGGGGATCTCCTTCAACTATCTCCTCAACGCGTCCTGTCTCGGCAACCGGGAGATCACGCGCGCGGGGCAGGCGGAGATCGAGGGCCTCTGCGGATGGCTTTGCGGCATCGGCGTGGAGACGGTCACCGTGTCCTCCCCGTTTCTTCTCCGGATCGTCAAGACGCGCTACCCGGAGCTCAAGGTCCGGATCTCCGTTTTCGCAGGCGTGGACCACGTGCGGAAGGCACGGATGTGGGAGGAGATGGGCGCGGACGGGATCGTCCTCGACAGCCTCCTCGTGAACCGGGAGTTTTCGACCTTGGCGAGGATCCGCGAAGCGGTGAAATGCGACCTCGAGCTGCTGGTGAACAATAATTGCCTCTCCTCGTGCGCCTTCTCCCCGGCCCACATGAACGCCCTGGCCCATGCGGGGCAGGAGTGGCACGGAAACCGCGGCTTCTTCATCGACTGGTGCTTCCTGCGGTGCACGGAGATGAAGCTGCGCGACCCGGTGAACTACATCCGATCGGAGTGGATCCGGCCGGAGGACCTCGGGCTGTACGAAGAAATGGGGTACGACCTGTTCAAGGTGACGGAACGGGACCTTCCCACGCCGGTGCTGGTGAACAGGGTCCGGGCCTATGCGGCACGCCGGTACGACGGCAATCTCCTCGACCTGGTCCAGCCGTATGCCTTGCAGGAGGTGAACGGGAGCGAACGGTATTACCGGAAGGGGATCGGGTGGCAGCGAAGGTTCCTCCTTCGACCCGTGCTGGTCAACCCGGCCCGGATGCTCCTGCTGAAGCGGCTGGCGGACCTGCGGCACATGACCCGTCCGGTGACGGGGGAGCCTCCGGTGGTTGTCGACAACCGGGCGCTCGACGGGTTCATGGAGCGGTTCCGGGAAAAGGGGTGCCGCGACGCGGAGTGCGAGGCGTGCCGGTGGTGCTACGATTTCGCGGCGAAGGCGGTCCGGGTGAACCAGGAGGAGAGCCGACGGGCGCTGGCGGCGTATGACGAGTTGTTCCGCTCCCTCGACGGCGGGGCGATGTGGCGATACCTTCCGGGAGGAAACCGGGAGGGGAAGCCGTGA
- a CDS encoding type III polyketide synthase, translated as MTAWIHRIDTLLPDFSFAQEEAMVKMQEWARDDRERRLVRAVYRHSGIERRHSVLRNYDGEGEGAFFRRDADGALRGPGTAARNDIFSTESRAMSVALARKVIGNCPGVTPADVTHVVTVSCTGFYNPGPDYFIVRELGMSDATQRYHLGFMGCYAAFPALRMAAQFCAADPSAVILVMCLELCSLHLQLNGSEDNLLANSLFADGAGAAIISAREPEPGVPAYRLDGFRSALVPAGEQDMTWRIGDQGFDIALSSYVPKLIGSNIRELVGPALAAGGLSLSDVDTWAVHPGGKSIVDQVQRTLGLSADQVSASREVLRRCGNMSSATILFVLEEILKRSSAKGRERVCAVAFGPGLTVEMATLDAVFAPDAARVAASEAVPLPLG; from the coding sequence ATGACCGCCTGGATCCACCGGATCGACACGCTGCTCCCCGATTTCTCCTTCGCCCAGGAGGAGGCGATGGTGAAGATGCAGGAGTGGGCTCGCGACGACCGGGAGCGGCGCCTGGTGCGCGCCGTGTACCGGCACTCGGGGATCGAGCGCCGCCACTCCGTCCTTCGCAACTACGACGGGGAGGGGGAGGGCGCCTTCTTTCGGCGCGACGCGGATGGAGCGCTTCGAGGCCCCGGGACCGCCGCCCGCAACGACATCTTTTCGACCGAGTCCCGTGCGATGTCGGTGGCGTTGGCCCGGAAGGTGATCGGGAACTGTCCCGGTGTCACTCCCGCCGACGTGACGCACGTCGTGACCGTGTCGTGCACCGGGTTCTACAACCCGGGCCCCGACTACTTCATCGTGCGAGAGCTGGGGATGTCCGACGCGACGCAGCGGTACCACCTCGGCTTCATGGGGTGCTATGCCGCCTTCCCCGCCTTGCGGATGGCCGCCCAGTTCTGCGCGGCGGACCCGTCCGCCGTGATCCTCGTGATGTGCCTCGAGCTGTGCAGCCTCCACCTCCAGTTGAACGGATCGGAGGACAATCTTCTGGCGAACTCGCTCTTCGCCGACGGGGCGGGGGCCGCGATCATTTCCGCCCGGGAACCGGAACCCGGTGTGCCCGCATACCGGCTGGACGGATTCCGTTCCGCGCTGGTTCCCGCCGGCGAGCAGGACATGACGTGGCGGATCGGCGACCAGGGGTTCGACATCGCCCTGTCGAGTTACGTGCCGAAGCTCATCGGCTCGAACATCCGCGAGTTGGTCGGTCCCGCACTGGCCGCCGGGGGGCTGTCCCTGTCCGACGTCGACACGTGGGCGGTCCATCCCGGGGGGAAGTCGATCGTTGACCAGGTGCAGAGGACCCTCGGGCTTTCCGCCGACCAGGTGAGCGCTTCCCGCGAGGTGCTGCGCCGGTGCGGGAACATGAGCAGCGCCACCATCCTCTTCGTCCTGGAGGAGATCCTCAAGCGTTCCTCCGCGAAAGGACGGGAGCGTGTCTGCGCGGTCGCGTTCGGACCCGGGCTGACCGTGGAAATGGCGACCCTCGATGCGGTCTTCGCTCCGGATGCCGCCCGGGTTGCGGCCTCCGAAGCGGTCCCCCTGCCGCTGGGATGA